A genomic window from Scophthalmus maximus strain ysfricsl-2021 chromosome 17, ASM2237912v1, whole genome shotgun sequence includes:
- the nme4 gene encoding nucleoside diphosphate kinase, mitochondrial isoform X1, which yields MWTRIMLQRLCIFQRVVQPFIWRRQETTKRLVPGLPTALPDGHRAAGHRSGSSSPNVTERTLIAVKPDGVQRRLVGQIIRRFEQRGFKLVGLKMLQVSEDLLAQHYCELRTKPFYPSLQQYMTSGPVVIMVWEGYNVVRTSRTMVGHTNPAEAQAGTVRGDFGIHVSRNVVHASDSLEGAQREIKLWFQGKDLLKWDCCDQTSTCEDEES from the exons ATGtg GACGCGCATCATGTTGCAGAGACTGTGCATTTTTCAGAGAGTCGTCCAGCCGTTTATCTGGAGACGCCAAGAGACCACTAAACGGCTGGTTCCTGGGCTCCCGACCGCGCTGCCGGATGGACACCGAGCCGCCGGGCACAGGAGCGGATCAA GTTCTCCAAATGTGACAGAGCGGACTCTCATTGCTGTGAAGCCAGATGGAGTTCAACGTCGTCTTGTAGGACAAATAATTCGGCGGTTTGAGCAGCGCGGCTTCAAGCTGGTTGGTCTGAAGATGTTGCAG GTGTCCGAGGATCTCCTGGCTCAACACTACTGTGAACTGAGGACAAAGCCCTTCTACCCCAGTCTGCAACAGTACATGACCTCAGGACCTGTGGTCATCATG GTGTGGGAAGGGTACAATGTTGTCCGGACCTCACGCACCATGGTGGGACATACGAACCCAGCCGAGGCCCAGGCAGGCACAGTCAGAGGAGACTTCGGCATTCATGTCAGCAG GAATGTGGTCCATGCCAGTGATTCACTGGAGGGGGCTCAAAGGGAGATCAAGCTGTGGTTTCAGGGAAAAGACCTCCTGAAGTGGGATTGCTGTGACCAGACCAGCACCTGTGAAGACGAGGAGAGTTGA
- the xpo6 gene encoding exportin-6 isoform X2 — MWIGIASQDKMEIRSCLPKLLLAQHKSVPYFIRNKLCKVIVDIGRQDWPMFYHDFFTNTLQLIQSPALAQLGLVMLKTTSEELACPREDLSVARKDELRKLLLDQVPTVLGLLTGILETYWDKHSVIASTPPPSPTSGESMELLGSLFQGSQYSKLLCQPMAALDSDSQQLCCLVLECLAHLFSWIPLSTSITPTLLASIFHFARFGCDLHTKAKTGSFISSNSSSSNGQLNPGTMAPTSNGGGQNGQQCEGSKVDRARLGVLAMTCVNELVSKNCVPLDFEEYLLRMFQQTFFLLQRLTRENNAHTVKNRLQELDESYLEKFTDFLRLFVSVHLRRIESSPQFPIVEFLSLFFKYTFNQPTHEGYFACLDIWSVFLDFLTTKIKSRLADRDSVLNRYKDALVLLLREVLNRIQFRYNQAQLEELDDETLDDDKQTEWQKYLRQSLEVVAKVMELLPSHAFTTLFPVLQENLDVYLGLQQFIVTTGTSRRLNISAENDCRRLHCSLRDLSSLLQAVGRLAEHFIGEVFAARFNDALAVVERLVEVTCYGSQTSLYDLETAVPSVLKPDLTDVHAQALAALQAYSHWLAQFYSEVHSQNQSQFINLITSTIDASSPLITAKVPEKLLLSSCHLMVSITSTVRPVFLVTLPAVQNIFNLITTEHRTRRLPQEAHMLVCRALSNMLLLPWPNLPESEQQWQTRSSNHVSLLAALTREYRILRGTVNITPRQPALDHMKAVIQQTLPVLRDMVDSISGESTKSRQICYQSLQESVQVSLSLFPVFIQQPDVTDEMLAFFLTLFQALRVQMGVAFTEQIIHTFLSMFTREQLAASILQEGSAGCRVVQKFLKILQVVVQEPGQAFKPFLPSILSLCMEQVYPVLAERSSPDVKAEMFELLYQILHQNWRYFFKTSVLTSVQRGAAEDTMENEAQFTAAMQALGQSFLQPDIHIFKQNLSYLESLNSKHKLYHRKLFRTSMLFHFINVLLQVLLHKSHDLLQEEITLAIYNLASVDFDAFYSAFMPEFLNNCQGVDSGQRSVLARNFKLEQDLPSFTQSVQRLVNDLRYYRLCNSSLPTGTIKL, encoded by the exons ATGTGGATCGGCATTGCCTCACAAGACAAGATGGAGATTCGCAGCTGTCTGCCCAAACTCCTGCTTGCGCAGCACAAATCGGTGCCCTATTTCATCCGTAACAAACTCTGCAAAGTCATTGTGGACATTGGTCGCCAGGACTGGCCAATGTTCTACCATGATTTCTTCACAAACACCCTTCAG TTGATCCAGTCCCCAGCTCTGGCGCAGTTGGGTTTGGTGATGTTAAAAACCACATCAGAGGAACTTGCATGTCCCCGAGAAGATCTGAGCGTCGCCAGGAAGGACGAGCTGCGTAAACTGCTGCTGGACCAGGTACCAACTGTACTTGGACTGTTGACGG GTATCCTGGAGACCTACTGGGACAAGCACAGTGTCATAGCTTCCACCCCGCCTCCCTCACCCACCTCAGGGGAAAGTA TGGAATTGCTGGGCAGTTTGTTTCAGGGCAGCCAGTACTCAAAGCTGCTATGCCAGCCGATGGCCGCATTGGACAGTGACAGTCAACAGCtctgttgtcttgttttggAGTGTCTGGCCCACCTGTTCAGCTGGATCCCCCTGTCCACAAGCATCACACCGACCCTGCTGgcatccatttttcattttgcacgTTTCGGTTGTGATCTTCATACAAAGGCCAAGACAGgatccttcatctcctccaactcctcctcttctaatGGGCAACTCAACCCTGGGACGATGGCGCCAACATCAAACGGAGGAGGGCAAAACGGACAACAGTGTGAGGGCAGCAAGGTGGACCGTGCCCGGCTCGGTGTACTCGCCATGACCTGTGTGAATGAACTTGTGTCAAAGAACTGTGTGCCACTGGATTTTGAGGAGTACCTGCTGCGTATGTTCCAGCAGActttcttcctcctgcagagGCTGACACGAGAGAATAATGCTCACACGGTCAAGAACCGCCTACAGGAGCTTGATGAGAG TTACTTGGAGAAGTTCACAGATTTCCTGCGCCTGTTTGTCAGTGTTCACTTGAGGCGGATTGAGTCCAGTCCTCAGTTTCCCATTGTAGagtttctttccctttttttcaaatacaccTTCAACCAG ccaacCCACGAAGGGTACTTTGCCTGCCTGGATATTTGGAGTGTGTTTTTGGATTTTCTAACAACCAAAATCAAAAGCAGACTAGCggacagagacagtgtcctgaaTAG GTACAAAGATGCCCTCGTTCTTTTGTTAAGGGAAGTTCTGAATCGCATACAGTTCAGATACAATCAGGCCCAGTTGGAAGAGCTGGATGATGAAACTCTGGATGATGat AAACAGACCGAGTGGCAAAAGTACCTGCGTCAGAGTTTGGAGGTGGTTGCCAAGGTGATGGAGCTGCTCCCATCACATGCATTTACTACTTTG TTTCCAGTGCTTCAAGAAAATCTGGACGTATATCTGGGTTTGCAGCAGTTTATTGTCACCACTGGCACAA GTCGGAGGCTCAATATCAGTGCGGAGAACGACTGCCGCCGACTTCACTGTTCTCTCAGGGAcctcagttccctccttcaagCTGTCGGACGCTTGGCTGAGCATTTTATCGGGGAAGTTTTTGCTGCACGTTTCAATGACGCCCTGGCAGTGGTGGAGAG GTTGGTTGAAGTGACTTGTTACGGCTCTCAGACCAGCCTTTACGACCTGGAGACCGCTGTGCCTTCTGTCCTCAAGCCAGACCTCACAGACGT acaTGCACAGGCCCTCGCTGCTTTGCAAGCCTACTCTCATTGGCTCGCACAGTTCTACAGTGAAGTCCACAGTCAAAACCAGAGCCAGTTCATCAACCTCATCACATCTACAATCGATGCCAGCAGCCCACTCATCACTGCTAAG GTACCGGAAAAGTTGCTGCTGTCATCGTGCCATCTGATGGTTTCCATCACATCTACTGTGCGACCTGTGTTCTTGGTCACTTTGCCAGCTGTTCAGAACATCTTCAACCTCATAACTACAGAGCACCGGACACGCAGACTTCCCCAAGAG GCTCACATGTTGGTGTGTAGGGCCTTATCCAACATGCTACTGCTCCCATGGCCGAATCTACCAGAGAGTGAGCAGCAGTGGCAAACACGATCCAGCAACCATGTCAGTCTGCTGGCAGCCCTCACGCGAGAATATCGTATTTTAAGAGGGACAGTGAACATTACTCCACGGCAACCTGCTCTTGACCACA TGAAAGCAGTGATACAGCAGACCCTGCCAGTGCTCCGAGACATGGTGGACAGCATTTCTGGGGAATCCACGAAATCACGGCAGATCTGTTACCAGAGTCTTCAAGAGTCTGTCCAAGTGTCCCTCAGCCTTTTCCCAGTGTTTATTCAGCAACCAG ATGTGACAGATGAGATGCTGGCCTTCTTCTTGACGCTGTTTCAGGCGTTGCGAGTCCAGATGGGTGTTGCATTCACTGAACAGATCATCCATACTTTCCTCAGCATGTTCACCAG GGAACAGCTGGCAGCCAGTATTTTGCAAGAAGGCAGTGCAGGGTGTCGAGTGGTACAGAAGTTCCTGAAAATCCTGCAGGTGGTGGTGCAAGAGCCTGGTCAAGCTTTCAAGCCCTTCCTACCCAGCATCCTCTCTCTGTGCATGGAGCAGGTTTACCCGGTGTTGGCAGAG CGGTCTTCCCCTGACGTCAAGGCAGAGATGTTTGAGTTGCTATACCAAATACTTCACCAAAATTGGAGGTACTTTTTTAAAACGTCAGTCTTAACAAGTGTCCaaagaggagctgctgaagatACAATGGAAAATGAAGCCCAGTTCACAGCTGCCATGCAG GCTCTTGGACAGTCTTTCCTGCAGCCTGACATCCACATCTTCAAGCAGAATCTCTCCTATCTGGAGTCGCTCAACAGCAAGCACAAGTTGTATCACAGA AAGCTTTTCCGGACCTCGATGCTCTTCCACTTCATCAACGTGCTGCTGCAGGTCCTTCTCCACAAAAGCCACGACCTTCTTCAGGAGGAAATCACCCTCGCTATTTACAACTTGGCCTCTGTGGACTTTGATGCCTTCTACTCGGCCTTCATGCCAGAGTTCCTCAACAACTGCCAGGGTGTAGACAGCGGCCAGCGATCTGTTCTTGCACGCAACTTCAAGCTTGAACAG gaccTGCCCTCGTTCACTCAGAGCGTCCAGCGGCTGGTGAATGACCTCCGCTACTACAGACTGTGTAACAGTAGCCTGCCCACTGGCACCATCAAGCTCTAG
- the xpo6 gene encoding exportin-6 isoform X1, whose protein sequence is MASEESSLRALESLMTEFFHSCTTNERKREIEELLNNFAQQTGAWRHCLFFLSNTRNEYVMMYSLTVFENLVNKMWIGIASQDKMEIRSCLPKLLLAQHKSVPYFIRNKLCKVIVDIGRQDWPMFYHDFFTNTLQLIQSPALAQLGLVMLKTTSEELACPREDLSVARKDELRKLLLDQVPTVLGLLTGILETYWDKHSVIASTPPPSPTSGESMELLGSLFQGSQYSKLLCQPMAALDSDSQQLCCLVLECLAHLFSWIPLSTSITPTLLASIFHFARFGCDLHTKAKTGSFISSNSSSSNGQLNPGTMAPTSNGGGQNGQQCEGSKVDRARLGVLAMTCVNELVSKNCVPLDFEEYLLRMFQQTFFLLQRLTRENNAHTVKNRLQELDESYLEKFTDFLRLFVSVHLRRIESSPQFPIVEFLSLFFKYTFNQPTHEGYFACLDIWSVFLDFLTTKIKSRLADRDSVLNRYKDALVLLLREVLNRIQFRYNQAQLEELDDETLDDDKQTEWQKYLRQSLEVVAKVMELLPSHAFTTLFPVLQENLDVYLGLQQFIVTTGTSRRLNISAENDCRRLHCSLRDLSSLLQAVGRLAEHFIGEVFAARFNDALAVVERLVEVTCYGSQTSLYDLETAVPSVLKPDLTDVHAQALAALQAYSHWLAQFYSEVHSQNQSQFINLITSTIDASSPLITAKVPEKLLLSSCHLMVSITSTVRPVFLVTLPAVQNIFNLITTEHRTRRLPQEAHMLVCRALSNMLLLPWPNLPESEQQWQTRSSNHVSLLAALTREYRILRGTVNITPRQPALDHMKAVIQQTLPVLRDMVDSISGESTKSRQICYQSLQESVQVSLSLFPVFIQQPDVTDEMLAFFLTLFQALRVQMGVAFTEQIIHTFLSMFTREQLAASILQEGSAGCRVVQKFLKILQVVVQEPGQAFKPFLPSILSLCMEQVYPVLAERSSPDVKAEMFELLYQILHQNWRYFFKTSVLTSVQRGAAEDTMENEAQFTAAMQALGQSFLQPDIHIFKQNLSYLESLNSKHKLYHRKLFRTSMLFHFINVLLQVLLHKSHDLLQEEITLAIYNLASVDFDAFYSAFMPEFLNNCQGVDSGQRSVLARNFKLEQDLPSFTQSVQRLVNDLRYYRLCNSSLPTGTIKL, encoded by the exons ATG GCCTCAGAGGAGTCATCGCTGCGTGCACTGGAGAGCCTTATGACGGAGTTCTTTCACAGCTGCACGACCAATGAGCGAAAGAGGGAGATAG AAGAGCTGCTGAATAACTTTGCGCAGCAGACTGGAGCGTGGCGGCACTGCTTGTTCTTCCTTTCAAATACTCGGAATGAGTATGTCATGATGTACAGCCTCACAGTATTTGAA AACCTGGTGAACAAAATGTGGATCGGCATTGCCTCACAAGACAAGATGGAGATTCGCAGCTGTCTGCCCAAACTCCTGCTTGCGCAGCACAAATCGGTGCCCTATTTCATCCGTAACAAACTCTGCAAAGTCATTGTGGACATTGGTCGCCAGGACTGGCCAATGTTCTACCATGATTTCTTCACAAACACCCTTCAG TTGATCCAGTCCCCAGCTCTGGCGCAGTTGGGTTTGGTGATGTTAAAAACCACATCAGAGGAACTTGCATGTCCCCGAGAAGATCTGAGCGTCGCCAGGAAGGACGAGCTGCGTAAACTGCTGCTGGACCAGGTACCAACTGTACTTGGACTGTTGACGG GTATCCTGGAGACCTACTGGGACAAGCACAGTGTCATAGCTTCCACCCCGCCTCCCTCACCCACCTCAGGGGAAAGTA TGGAATTGCTGGGCAGTTTGTTTCAGGGCAGCCAGTACTCAAAGCTGCTATGCCAGCCGATGGCCGCATTGGACAGTGACAGTCAACAGCtctgttgtcttgttttggAGTGTCTGGCCCACCTGTTCAGCTGGATCCCCCTGTCCACAAGCATCACACCGACCCTGCTGgcatccatttttcattttgcacgTTTCGGTTGTGATCTTCATACAAAGGCCAAGACAGgatccttcatctcctccaactcctcctcttctaatGGGCAACTCAACCCTGGGACGATGGCGCCAACATCAAACGGAGGAGGGCAAAACGGACAACAGTGTGAGGGCAGCAAGGTGGACCGTGCCCGGCTCGGTGTACTCGCCATGACCTGTGTGAATGAACTTGTGTCAAAGAACTGTGTGCCACTGGATTTTGAGGAGTACCTGCTGCGTATGTTCCAGCAGActttcttcctcctgcagagGCTGACACGAGAGAATAATGCTCACACGGTCAAGAACCGCCTACAGGAGCTTGATGAGAG TTACTTGGAGAAGTTCACAGATTTCCTGCGCCTGTTTGTCAGTGTTCACTTGAGGCGGATTGAGTCCAGTCCTCAGTTTCCCATTGTAGagtttctttccctttttttcaaatacaccTTCAACCAG ccaacCCACGAAGGGTACTTTGCCTGCCTGGATATTTGGAGTGTGTTTTTGGATTTTCTAACAACCAAAATCAAAAGCAGACTAGCggacagagacagtgtcctgaaTAG GTACAAAGATGCCCTCGTTCTTTTGTTAAGGGAAGTTCTGAATCGCATACAGTTCAGATACAATCAGGCCCAGTTGGAAGAGCTGGATGATGAAACTCTGGATGATGat AAACAGACCGAGTGGCAAAAGTACCTGCGTCAGAGTTTGGAGGTGGTTGCCAAGGTGATGGAGCTGCTCCCATCACATGCATTTACTACTTTG TTTCCAGTGCTTCAAGAAAATCTGGACGTATATCTGGGTTTGCAGCAGTTTATTGTCACCACTGGCACAA GTCGGAGGCTCAATATCAGTGCGGAGAACGACTGCCGCCGACTTCACTGTTCTCTCAGGGAcctcagttccctccttcaagCTGTCGGACGCTTGGCTGAGCATTTTATCGGGGAAGTTTTTGCTGCACGTTTCAATGACGCCCTGGCAGTGGTGGAGAG GTTGGTTGAAGTGACTTGTTACGGCTCTCAGACCAGCCTTTACGACCTGGAGACCGCTGTGCCTTCTGTCCTCAAGCCAGACCTCACAGACGT acaTGCACAGGCCCTCGCTGCTTTGCAAGCCTACTCTCATTGGCTCGCACAGTTCTACAGTGAAGTCCACAGTCAAAACCAGAGCCAGTTCATCAACCTCATCACATCTACAATCGATGCCAGCAGCCCACTCATCACTGCTAAG GTACCGGAAAAGTTGCTGCTGTCATCGTGCCATCTGATGGTTTCCATCACATCTACTGTGCGACCTGTGTTCTTGGTCACTTTGCCAGCTGTTCAGAACATCTTCAACCTCATAACTACAGAGCACCGGACACGCAGACTTCCCCAAGAG GCTCACATGTTGGTGTGTAGGGCCTTATCCAACATGCTACTGCTCCCATGGCCGAATCTACCAGAGAGTGAGCAGCAGTGGCAAACACGATCCAGCAACCATGTCAGTCTGCTGGCAGCCCTCACGCGAGAATATCGTATTTTAAGAGGGACAGTGAACATTACTCCACGGCAACCTGCTCTTGACCACA TGAAAGCAGTGATACAGCAGACCCTGCCAGTGCTCCGAGACATGGTGGACAGCATTTCTGGGGAATCCACGAAATCACGGCAGATCTGTTACCAGAGTCTTCAAGAGTCTGTCCAAGTGTCCCTCAGCCTTTTCCCAGTGTTTATTCAGCAACCAG ATGTGACAGATGAGATGCTGGCCTTCTTCTTGACGCTGTTTCAGGCGTTGCGAGTCCAGATGGGTGTTGCATTCACTGAACAGATCATCCATACTTTCCTCAGCATGTTCACCAG GGAACAGCTGGCAGCCAGTATTTTGCAAGAAGGCAGTGCAGGGTGTCGAGTGGTACAGAAGTTCCTGAAAATCCTGCAGGTGGTGGTGCAAGAGCCTGGTCAAGCTTTCAAGCCCTTCCTACCCAGCATCCTCTCTCTGTGCATGGAGCAGGTTTACCCGGTGTTGGCAGAG CGGTCTTCCCCTGACGTCAAGGCAGAGATGTTTGAGTTGCTATACCAAATACTTCACCAAAATTGGAGGTACTTTTTTAAAACGTCAGTCTTAACAAGTGTCCaaagaggagctgctgaagatACAATGGAAAATGAAGCCCAGTTCACAGCTGCCATGCAG GCTCTTGGACAGTCTTTCCTGCAGCCTGACATCCACATCTTCAAGCAGAATCTCTCCTATCTGGAGTCGCTCAACAGCAAGCACAAGTTGTATCACAGA AAGCTTTTCCGGACCTCGATGCTCTTCCACTTCATCAACGTGCTGCTGCAGGTCCTTCTCCACAAAAGCCACGACCTTCTTCAGGAGGAAATCACCCTCGCTATTTACAACTTGGCCTCTGTGGACTTTGATGCCTTCTACTCGGCCTTCATGCCAGAGTTCCTCAACAACTGCCAGGGTGTAGACAGCGGCCAGCGATCTGTTCTTGCACGCAACTTCAAGCTTGAACAG gaccTGCCCTCGTTCACTCAGAGCGTCCAGCGGCTGGTGAATGACCTCCGCTACTACAGACTGTGTAACAGTAGCCTGCCCACTGGCACCATCAAGCTCTAG
- the antkmt gene encoding adenine nucleotide translocase lysine N-methyltransferase: MDGDTPEEFLAELKTRHLGAWGVAQIAAGTGLAVYAMWAGILQPGFRKVPLRLQVPYIPASKAAVQHVMTLLRGRKGGLVDLGSGDGRIVLEANQQGFTPTVGYELNPWLVRLASFHAWRAGQQGKVSYRREDLWKVDLRECKNVTVFLAPSVLSLLQEKLEAELPDDALVVAGRFPFPDWKPCRIEGQGVDRAWAYSMQAQRQHTLREKDTLTIVDSDLDNEVTKEKLST; encoded by the exons ATGGATGGTGACACACCAGAAGAGTTCTTGGCCGAACTGAAGACCAGGCACCTGGGAGCATGGGGTGTTGCTCAGATAGCTGCTGGCACTGGGCTCGCTGTATATGCTATGTGGGCGGGAATCCTCCAGCCAGGTTTCCGAAAAGTACCTCTGAGGCTACAG GTCCCCTACATTCCAGCCAGCAAGGCAGCGGTACAGCATGTCATGACATTGTTGCGAGGTCGTAAGGGAGGCCTCGTGGATTTGGGATCTGGTGATGGTCGCATT GTCTTGGAAGCCAATCAGCAGGGTTTCACTCCTACTGTTGGTTATGAGCTCAACCCTTGGCTTGTTCGCCTCGCCAGCTTTCATGCATGGAGAGCAGGCCAGCAAGGAAAAGTGTCCTATCGACGGGAAGATCTCTGGAAG GTCGACTTGAGAGAGTGCAAGAATGTAACAGTGTTTTTGGCGCCTAGCGTG CTTTCCTTATTGCAGGAGAAGTTGGAGGCTGAACTTCCTGATGATGCCTTAGTTGTAGCTGGACGTTTTCCCTTCCCTGACTGGAAACCCTGCAGGATTGAGGGCCAGGGTGTGGACAGAGCCTGGGCCTATAGCATGCAAGCACAAAGACAGCACACCTTAAGGGAAAAGGACACACTCACAATCGTGGATAGCGACCTTGACAATGAAGTAACCAAGGAGAAACTATCCACTTGA
- the nme4 gene encoding nucleoside diphosphate kinase, mitochondrial isoform X2 — translation MLQRLCIFQRVVQPFIWRRQETTKRLVPGLPTALPDGHRAAGHRSGSSSPNVTERTLIAVKPDGVQRRLVGQIIRRFEQRGFKLVGLKMLQVSEDLLAQHYCELRTKPFYPSLQQYMTSGPVVIMVWEGYNVVRTSRTMVGHTNPAEAQAGTVRGDFGIHVSRNVVHASDSLEGAQREIKLWFQGKDLLKWDCCDQTSTCEDEES, via the exons ATGTTGCAGAGACTGTGCATTTTTCAGAGAGTCGTCCAGCCGTTTATCTGGAGACGCCAAGAGACCACTAAACGGCTGGTTCCTGGGCTCCCGACCGCGCTGCCGGATGGACACCGAGCCGCCGGGCACAGGAGCGGATCAA GTTCTCCAAATGTGACAGAGCGGACTCTCATTGCTGTGAAGCCAGATGGAGTTCAACGTCGTCTTGTAGGACAAATAATTCGGCGGTTTGAGCAGCGCGGCTTCAAGCTGGTTGGTCTGAAGATGTTGCAG GTGTCCGAGGATCTCCTGGCTCAACACTACTGTGAACTGAGGACAAAGCCCTTCTACCCCAGTCTGCAACAGTACATGACCTCAGGACCTGTGGTCATCATG GTGTGGGAAGGGTACAATGTTGTCCGGACCTCACGCACCATGGTGGGACATACGAACCCAGCCGAGGCCCAGGCAGGCACAGTCAGAGGAGACTTCGGCATTCATGTCAGCAG GAATGTGGTCCATGCCAGTGATTCACTGGAGGGGGCTCAAAGGGAGATCAAGCTGTGGTTTCAGGGAAAAGACCTCCTGAAGTGGGATTGCTGTGACCAGACCAGCACCTGTGAAGACGAGGAGAGTTGA